One window of the Cardiocondyla obscurior isolate alpha-2009 linkage group LG05, Cobs3.1, whole genome shotgun sequence genome contains the following:
- the LOC139102467 gene encoding chondroadherin encodes MYRRAQICIYYLLCIAAVNLTYTSDLEITTTKSRDCPPECICLSPKQVLCNTGGLEDIPAQNLPESVEELSLTKNNFPVIKGDAFAGLRVLRKLTLDGNNISSIRPFAFRGLNRLRELSIQHTPLPCIEKFSFAALQNISVLLLANNKIRYVEGYSFAGTSNVNVILLSNNPLLTIRSHAFAGLTNVNNLIFPSGIRTIEQDAFDGLQHVGQLKLSYMDLSGLQSYTFRGLSHVHSIYIQESDLGVVQRNAFAGLAHVSRLNVLNNKVDLIERLHLRYENYIEILRFHGNHVLEAPRHARDVILEVETISAVDNHFPCDCQAHNVLESDFARGNSVEFQRRNYCISPFEYNGKPMNVVDFDLVARCHDNVIQDNLGSGVLGVSRFSALLLIVFLFTTNLFR; translated from the exons ATGTATCGCAGGGCGCAG ATCTGCATTTACTACCTGCTATGCATAGCAGCAGTGAATTTAACGTACACCTCCGATCTGGAGATTACTACGACGAAAAGCCGGGATTGTCCACCAGAATGCATTTGCCTTTCTCCAAAACAG GTGCTGTGCAATACAGGCGGCCTCGAGGACATCCCGGCGCAAAATCTGCCGGAAAGCGTCGAGGAGCTCTCGCTAACGAAGAACAACTTCCCGGTGATAAAGGGCGACGCGTTCGCCGGCCTCCGGGTCTTACGTAAACTCACGCTGGACGGCAACAATATCTCATCCATACGACCGTTCGCGTTCCGCGGGCTTAACCGATTGCGCGAGCTTTCGATTCAGCATACCCCGCTACCGTGCATCGAGAAGTTCTCGTTCGCCGCGTTGCAGAACATCTCGGTGCTGCTACTGGCGAACAACAAGATTCGCTACGTCGAGGGCTACTCGTTCGCCGGCACGTCGAACGTGAACGTGATCCTGCTGAGCAATAACCCGCTGCTGACGATCCGCAGCCACGCGTTTGCCGGCCTCACTAACGTTAACAATCTCATCTTCCCGTCCGGTATTCGCACGATCGAGCAGGACGCCTTCGACGGGCTCCAGCACGTCGGCCAGCTGAAGCTGAGCTACATGGATCTTTCCGGACTGCAGAGCTACACCTTCCGCGGCCTTTCTCACGTGCACTCGATCTATATTCAGGAGAGCGATCTCGGCGTGGTTCAGAGGAACGCCTTCGCCGGCCTAGCGCACGTAAGCCGCTTGAACGTACTCAACAACAAGGTCGACCTGATCGAACGCCTACATCTACGCTACGAGAACTACATCGAGATCCTGCGCTTTCACGGCAATCACGTGTTGGAGGCGCCGCGTCACGCCCGGGACGTCATCCTCGAGGTGGAGACGATCAGCGCGGTCGATAATCATTTTCCATGCGATTGTCAGGCGCACAACGTCCTCGAGAGCGACTTCGCCCGCGGTAACAGCGTCGAGTTTCAGCGGCGCAACTATTGCATCTCCCCGTTCGAGTACAATGGCAAGCCCATGAACGTTGTCGACTTCGATCTCGTCGCGCGATGTCACGACAACGTTATCCAGGATAACCTGGGCTCAGGTGTCCTCGGGGTGTCCCGTTTCTCGGCGCTGCTGCTGATCGTCTTCCTCTTCACGACGAATCTTTTCCGATGA